GTCGACGCCGGCACCCTCGCGGCCGTCAACCGAGCCAACGCCGAGGCGCTCTTCCCGCGCCTGGCGCAGGGCGCCCCGGTGCCGGTCCCGTCCCGGCCGCTGCCGGTGCGGCTGCGTCAGTCCGCGCAGCGGGCGGGTGCCCGGTTGTTCTTCAAGCTCGTCCAGCCCGGCGCCAAGTGACACCGCGGCACCGCGGCTGTCCTTCAAGCTCGTCCCACCCGGCGCCGAGTGACGTTTGCGGCCCGGTCCGCCGAGATCCCGCCCTACTCGAAGGCGAGGGCCGGGAACTCGGCGGTCTCGCTCAGTTCCGCCCAGACCGTCTTGCCGCGCCGGGCGTGGCGGGTGCCCCACTGCCCGGCGAGCTGGGCGACCAGCAGCAGACCGCGCCCGCCCTCGTCGAAGACGCGTGCCCGGCGCAGATGCGGGGTGGTGCTGCCGGCGTCGGAGACCTCGCACAGGAGGGAGCGGTCATGGATGAGGCGCAGCCGGATCGGGGGTCTGCCGTAGCGGATGGCGTTGGTGACCAGTTCGCTGACCACCAGTTCCGCGACGAAGGCGAGTTCCTCCAGGCCCCAGTCCGTCAGCTTCCGGGACACGTCCGAACGGGCGCGGGCGACGACCGCCGGGTCCGCCTCCAACTCCCAGGTGGCGACCCGGTCCGCGCCGAGCGACCGGGTACGGGCGAGCAGCAGGGCTACGTCGTCGTCCGGCCTCGACGGCAGCAGCGCCTCCAGCACGGAGTCGCAGGCCGCCTCCAGGGAGGGGGCCGGCCGGGCGAGGACCTGCCTCAGCGTGGCGAGGCCGGCGTCGATGTCGGGGGTCGGGTCCGAGGCCGCCCCGGTGGGGGCGGAAGGGTCTTCCCCGGTGGCCCTCGCAGGCGTTCGCGCCTCGATCAGGCCGTCGGTGCACAGCGCGATCAGGGTGCCCTCGGGGAGGTCGACCTCCATCGTCTCGAACGGCAGGCCGCCCCGGCCGAGCGGCGGGCCGGGAGGCAGTTCCAGGACGTCCGCCGTGCCGTCCCGGACCACCACCACGGGCGGCACATGTCCCGCGCGGGACAGGGTGCAACGGCGCGCGACGGGGTCGTAGACGGCGTAGAGGCAGGTGGCGCCGTTGTCGCGGCCGACGTCGGCCTCCGGGCCGGTGTCCGGATCGGACGACGCCTCGTTGGCCAGGCGCAGGACGACGTCGTCGAGGTGGGTGAGGAGCTCGTCGGGCGGCAGATCGATGTCGGCCAGGGTTCGCACTGCGGTCCGCAGCCGGCCCATGGTGGCGGCGGCGCGGATGCCGTGCCCGACCACGTCGCCCACCACGAGGGCCACCCGCGCGCCGGACAGCGGGATGACGTCGTACCAGTCGCCGCCCACCCCGGACTCGGAGCCGGCCGGCAGATAGCGGTAGGCGACGTCCACGGCCGACTGCCGCGGCGCCTCCCGGGGCAGCAGGCTGCGCTGGAGGGTGAGCGCGGTGGCGCGGGCGTGGGTGTAGTGGCGGGCGTTGTCGACGGCGACGGCCGCTCGTACGGCGATCTCCTGGGCGAGGAGCAGATCCTCGTCGTCGTAGGGCTTGGCGGTGCCGTAGCGGTGGAACTCGGCGACGCCGAGCGTGGTGCCGCGGGCGCGCAGCGGCACGACCAGGGTGGAGTGGACTCGCGGGACGCCGGACGCCCTGCCGTGCTGCTGCCGGCTGGGCCGCCCGCTGCTCAGGGCCTCCGCGCACGCCGATCCCTCCGGGCAGACGTGCAGTTCCTGGGGCCGGACCGGCGGTTGCAGCCCGCCCGCGTCCGCGTCCGG
The DNA window shown above is from Streptomyces chartreusis and carries:
- a CDS encoding ATP-binding SpoIIE family protein phosphatase produces the protein MERTAAGLISRAAHELGLRADELTAEVEQRLRHELPALWEDPDVARTAAENVVEHVVAALAGLEHAVAPDLIELPSADVERARVLARHGTPLSAMLRAFRLAEEIVLDRLFAELPRLSQDAEQVSAAARQLNVVSTKYVDRVSEQGVRAFQAERDRRLRWRSAMVNEASMCIGTTLDIARTTQELADFATEQFADLVTVDLLDTVLRGQDTAGQSPLTLRRMAQGPDADAGGLQPPVRPQELHVCPEGSACAEALSSGRPSRQQHGRASGVPRVHSTLVVPLRARGTTLGVAEFHRYGTAKPYDDEDLLLAQEIAVRAAVAVDNARHYTHARATALTLQRSLLPREAPRQSAVDVAYRYLPAGSESGVGGDWYDVIPLSGARVALVVGDVVGHGIRAAATMGRLRTAVRTLADIDLPPDELLTHLDDVVLRLANEASSDPDTGPEADVGRDNGATCLYAVYDPVARRCTLSRAGHVPPVVVVRDGTADVLELPPGPPLGRGGLPFETMEVDLPEGTLIALCTDGLIEARTPARATGEDPSAPTGAASDPTPDIDAGLATLRQVLARPAPSLEAACDSVLEALLPSRPDDDVALLLARTRSLGADRVATWELEADPAVVARARSDVSRKLTDWGLEELAFVAELVVSELVTNAIRYGRPPIRLRLIHDRSLLCEVSDAGSTTPHLRRARVFDEGGRGLLLVAQLAGQWGTRHARRGKTVWAELSETAEFPALAFE